GCAAGAACGCCCATCTGATTATGCCCTATCATAAGGTTCTGGACAAAGAAAGAGAAACCAAATTAGGCAAAGGCAAGATAGGAACTACTATGAGAGGAGTTGGTCCTGCTTATATAGATAAAATAGGACGGGTGGGAATACGTATTTGCGATTTGATGAACGAAAAGATTTTCAGAGAAAAAATCGAGGAAAATCTTTTAGAAAAAAATTTTTTAATTAAGAATTATTTTAAAGCCAAACCATTATCTGCATCACAAATATTTGATGAATATATGGGTTACAGGAGAATAATTAAACCATTCTTTGCTGATATTGGAGAAATCTTAAAAAAAGCAATCATATCAAAAAAGAAACTTCTTTTTGAAGGAGCTCAGGGCTCAATGTTAGACGTTGACCATGGAACATATCCCTTTGTAACCTCGTCAAACACAACTGTTGGCGGAGTCCTGACAGGTCTTGGGATTCCCTTAAAACAAATAAATGATATTATAGGAATAAGCAAGGCTTACACTACCCGTGTCGGCTCAGGAGTTTTTCCTACAGAGGTTTTTGGAGAAGATGGAGAGATGCTGAGTTCAAGAGGGGCTGAATTTGGAGCTACAACAGGCAGGAGAAGAAGATGTGGATGGCTTGATTTAATGGTTTTGAAATACACAATATGGATAAATGGTATTAATATGCTTGCAA
Above is a genomic segment from Candidatus Schekmanbacteria bacterium RIFCSPLOWO2_02_FULL_38_14 containing:
- a CDS encoding adenylosuccinate synthase translates to MANTLVVGAQWGDEGKGKIVDILTENSDIICRYQGGPNAGHTVVLKDKKFIFHLIPSGILHSNKLCIIGNGVVIDPQAMVLEMEDLKKGGVKIGKNLKVSKNAHLIMPYHKVLDKERETKLGKGKIGTTMRGVGPAYIDKIGRVGIRICDLMNEKIFREKIEENLLEKNFLIKNYFKAKPLSASQIFDEYMGYRRIIKPFFADIGEILKKAIISKKKLLFEGAQGSMLDVDHGTYPFVTSSNTTVGGVLTGLGIPLKQINDIIGISKAYTTRVGSGVFPTEVFGEDGEMLSSRGAEFGATTGRRRRCGWLDLMVLKYTIWINGINMLA